The Cognaticolwellia beringensis genome segment TTGGAGACTAAAGGTAGCACAACACTTAATACTGAATTTGAATTCGAAGGTGAGACGTTCAGTCAAGGTACCAATGTTAATGCAGACTTTAACGTCAGCTATGTTGATTACACGCTATATTATGAATTATTTGATAATGACTTAGTGTCATTTGATATTGGTTTAACTGGCCGTGACTTCGACGGTGACGTAACCGTATCAGCAAGTTCAGGCTCTGCTTCACAATCAGGCACTGTTTCAGTCACTGACATCGTCCCTATGCTATACGCTAGAACTAACGTGGGTTTACCTTTAACGGGGTTGAACCTATATGCACAAGGTAACTTTTTATCAATTGATGATCACACGCTTTATGACTATGAAGTTGGCGTGAGTTACGAGCTTATTGATAACCTGGCTATTGATGTAAATATTAATGCGGGTTACCGTGCCGTTAAGTTAGAGCTAGACGATTTAAACGACCTGTATACCAACATAGAATTTGATGGTGTATTTCTCGGTACGACTATCCACTTTTAATGAGATAAGTAACCTCAACCAGGGGTAATGAGTACTTGGTAATCTACAGATAGTATTATTATCAATATTTTTAATGGCATTACTTGTCCCTAACTGATGTTGAGTAGACAATGATAAAAAAGCAGGACTGAGAGATCAGTCCTGCTTTTTTTTTCATAAAAATAACGCTTTAAATAACATTGCTCTTTATCAAAAGCCATTAACATAAAGTTGATGGCATTAGGCTTTGTCGGTTTTTATTCTTAACAACCCTGATATTTAATGATGCTTTTTACCTCGGGCTAACAGCAGTGACATTAGCATTAACGTAAACCAACCAAATGAGCCTGAGCTGCTTTCTTTCTTATTAGTAATTGATACTGAAACCACTTTTGTATCTGAGTTGCCTTTATTGTCGCTCACCGTTAACTGAAACGACAATGTTTCATTTTGTGACACTTGCGGTACTTGAAAACTAATAGTACTAGCATTTGTGTTAAAGCTAACAGCAGGACCCGAGCTTTGTGCCCAAAGATAAGTTACTTCATCGCCATTTCCATCAGAAGTCGTTGAAGCATCTAAGGTGACTGAGCCACCTTCTTCTATCGTTGCAGGTCCTGTTATCACTGCAACAGGTGCAACTTCAACAACACCAAAACTATAACTCGATGTTATGGTGTCACCCGCTAATGTATTCGTTAGAGTCATTTCATTTTCGGTACTTGCTGTACGCGGAATTAAATCAAACCCCACAGAAATCTCGCTTGTTGACATACCAACAGCACGGGTAATTTCCCAAGTAATGGTGTTATTTGAAACAACCCCATCATGATTGACGTTAGTAATTTCTTGCCCTTCAGTAACAGTAGCCGAGAGCGAATAAACTTTATCACTATTGCTTGAATTAGGGGCAATATTAAAGCTAACCGCGTTGATTATACCTGGTGTCATTGATTGATTACCTGCGGCTAAATCTTCTGTAACCTTAACTTGCACATCAGGCTTACCTTGAACAATACTCCAAGGGAGTTTAATTGTTTCAGCATTCGAGCTTGATAACAGCATTAAGCCGTTAACGTTATCGATATTATTCCAATTAAAAGTTAAGTCAAAATCACTTTCGCGCTCGTTAATGCTTGTGGTAACAGCGTTACTTAAGAAACTGTCGTCAAGGTACGTAGCTGAAACCTTAAGCGCAACATCGTCTGTTGCACCTTGGCTTGAAGCAGTGAAACTATCAACTGCAACGTAATAGGTGCCGGCAGGTAAGTCAGTAAACGTAACAACTTCATTTGAATCAGAGCCACTACTTTCTGCAATAGTGTTCGCCCCAGCGTCCAGTATGCGTAAATCAACATCAAGTGCCGTAATTGACGATATATTAAATATGGCATAAGGCACGGTACTTTCGAATGTTACTGTTGTAGTTTTAACGCCTTGATCAGGTACAGGCAAAACCTCTTCTAACACTGGTTGTGCTTGATAAAGCGTTGAAGCCAGTCCTGAAAGGGTTTTTGAACTCCAATTAGTAAAGGTAATTTCGCCAGCAGAACGATTAGCAATGATAACAATTTCGCTTGGTAAATTATTATCAGCGACTTGCACTATTACCGGCAGCTTAGCGTCTGGTGAGTTATCAGCCGTTAAAGTAATACTGCCAAAGTTCCATGCATTAGCGTCAGCTTGGCTCACATCAGCAGTAACGGTAATGGTTTGTTTTTCACCAGCATTAACATCAAAGCTGGTTGGCGTAACTGTTAATGCCATTTTAGCATTTGTCGTCACTGGGGTAACGGTCCAGCTTTCGTCCCTAGTGGCTATAAATGTGCGGGTCCATGTGCATGTATCTATACATTTGGTATTGCTCATCGAAGGTATATTTAATGATGATGGAACACCTGCCATACTGGGGTCGGCTTTAATGTAGTTACTATAGGTTTCATCCATTATTAAGCCGGTATTTGTTGCTAAGTTAACCCGAATACTACCAGAGCCCATGTCAAAGACATCTGCTGGCGTTGTGCCGTTTTCTTTTCGAACATCTGTTGTGGCGGTTAACATTAACGCGGAACGAATATTATCTGCAGTCCAAGTAGGATGAGCTGACTTTAATACTGCCGCAGCACCTGCAACATGAGGTGCCGACATAGATGTGCCGTTCAAAAATGAGTAATCGGCTGGCGATGTGCCTGTTACATCATGTCCGAATTGCTGATCTGAATAAGCAGCATAAATAGAAACACCCGGTGCCGTTACCGATGGCGTCATAATATCTGCCGCCGTAGAGTTTGGACCACGAGAAGAGAAGCTGGCCATATTGTCAGCTTGGCCAATATTGAGCTTCATAGCCGGGTCTATAGACAGTTGTATTGATGAGTTTGCATTGATATCAGCTAATAGCGATGTTCCTGAGTTTTCAGAAATCATTACTGATGGAATTGAGGTTGTTTCTAACTGTCCCATCACAATGGAGCTATTACCGTCTCTATTGTTATAAACAACAACAGCAGATGCACCCGCTGTTGTTGCATTGTTTACTTTAACTAAAAAGTCACAATCGCCACGTTTAATAACAGCTATTGAGTCCTTAAACGCGTTTTGAGAAAATGCAGCACAACCGTTTTCGTTAGTATTGTTGAGATTGACTGCGGCAATTGGCTTAGCCGTAATCGTGCTATTAATGATCGGTCCGGTACCGTCAGTAAATGAATAACTTGTGTTATCGAATGTCAGAAATGTATTTAAGGTTCTGCCGTGTGTTGAAGCACCAACAACGGTATACCATGGCGAATTTTTAAGTGTTGAGTATGCTTCAGGACCACTGTTACCTGCTGAAACTGCTGAAAATATGCCAGCTTCTTGTGCGGCTAAAAAGCCAAGTTCAGTTGCACTTTTCCATGGGTCATCACCACCACTAATTGAAAAGTTTA includes the following:
- a CDS encoding TIGR04219 family outer membrane beta-barrel protein: MKKIALVATLASILSTNVQADALGIYLGGQIWDNQASGTFGDGSSQVDFNLADEKQNSFFIAFEHPLPLIPNIRVASTSLETKGSTTLNTEFEFEGETFSQGTNVNADFNVSYVDYTLYYELFDNDLVSFDIGLTGRDFDGDVTVSASSGSASQSGTVSVTDIVPMLYARTNVGLPLTGLNLYAQGNFLSIDDHTLYDYEVGVSYELIDNLAIDVNINAGYRAVKLELDDLNDLYTNIEFDGVFLGTTIHF
- a CDS encoding S8 family serine peptidase, whose translation is MKNNIALAVSTALMTVTLSSMANIDSQSQTLTTDSASKIKTASKGSAFVNNVGKKFRVEENLAPGKYTYIVRLKDMPIATYDGSIQGFPATTPKVAKKDSYAQLSTSRLSAQQVRDSLRIDFSSKAAIEYSKFLQNKQQNFLAQARNKLGAEPNRIYRYKNTFNGMALSLTQAQAQALSALTEVAYIERERIEYVDTDTGPIHVGATEVWSGDGQSAVNMGEGVIIGVFDTGINSDHPSFADIGGDGYDHTNPWGAGNYVGDCAGNFIELCNDKLIGIRSYSVITSSYDDTIVFGSSPPAKNGEDYGGHGSHTASTAGGNIIKNAPLVSGENGVTESDGIVNTAFSFEQISGVAPHANIVAYQICWPGDEGDTYTGCPSSAIIAALDDAVIDGVDVINFSISGGDDPWKSATELGFLAAQEAGIFSAVSAGNSGPEAYSTLKNSPWYTVVGASTHGRTLNTFLTFDNTSYSFTDGTGPIINSTITAKPIAAVNLNNTNENGCAAFSQNAFKDSIAVIKRGDCDFLVKVNNATTAGASAVVVYNNRDGNSSIVMGQLETTSIPSVMISENSGTSLLADINANSSIQLSIDPAMKLNIGQADNMASFSSRGPNSTAADIMTPSVTAPGVSIYAAYSDQQFGHDVTGTSPADYSFLNGTSMSAPHVAGAAAVLKSAHPTWTADNIRSALMLTATTDVRKENGTTPADVFDMGSGSIRVNLATNTGLIMDETYSNYIKADPSMAGVPSSLNIPSMSNTKCIDTCTWTRTFIATRDESWTVTPVTTNAKMALTVTPTSFDVNAGEKQTITVTADVSQADANAWNFGSITLTADNSPDAKLPVIVQVADNNLPSEIVIIANRSAGEITFTNWSSKTLSGLASTLYQAQPVLEEVLPVPDQGVKTTTVTFESTVPYAIFNISSITALDVDLRILDAGANTIAESSGSDSNEVVTFTDLPAGTYYVAVDSFTASSQGATDDVALKVSATYLDDSFLSNAVTTSINERESDFDLTFNWNNIDNVNGLMLLSSSNAETIKLPWSIVQGKPDVQVKVTEDLAAGNQSMTPGIINAVSFNIAPNSSNSDKVYSLSATVTEGQEITNVNHDGVVSNNTITWEITRAVGMSTSEISVGFDLIPRTASTENEMTLTNTLAGDTITSSYSFGVVEVAPVAVITGPATIEEGGSVTLDASTTSDGNGDEVTYLWAQSSGPAVSFNTNASTISFQVPQVSQNETLSFQLTVSDNKGNSDTKVVSVSITNKKESSSGSFGWFTLMLMSLLLARGKKHH